One part of the Diceros bicornis minor isolate mBicDic1 chromosome 38, mDicBic1.mat.cur, whole genome shotgun sequence genome encodes these proteins:
- the KHDC3L gene encoding KH domain-containing protein 3 isoform X3 — translation MATPRRFPTLVQLERREGTLFEVLGNLTKQPYWFHFEYLKSPKAVHLEAWLVEAIFGPGGEHIPHVEWVSQTLLHVNQWDPEGEAEILIFGRPDHQKDVSKMIMNLADYHRHLRAPTPTGDSVCGKSLGTQVRSPYLLPGSKKAVVQEAGNQRPPDAVRDAATQPSPGAVREAATQPSPGAVREAATQRSPGAVREAATQPSPGAVREAATQRSPGAVREAATQPSPGAVREAATQPSPGAVREAATQRSPGAVREAATQPSPGAVREAATQPSPGAVREAATQPSPGAVREAATQRSPGAVREAATQYSPGATQGRVTRL, via the exons atggccactCCCAGGCGGTTTCCGACGCTCGTGCAGCTGGAGCGGCGAGAAGGGACGCTGTTCGAGGTGCTCGGTAACCTCACCAAGCAGCCCTACTGGTTCCACTTCGAGTACCTGAAGAGTCCAAAAGCAGTTCACCTGGAGGCATGGCTGGTGGAAGCGATCTTCG GCCCAGGCGGAGAGCACATCCCGCACGTCGAGTGGGTGTCGCAGACCCTGCTTCACGTTAATCAGTGGGACCCGGAGGGCGAGGCTGAGATCCTGATATTCGGTCGGCCTGATCACCAGAAGGATGTATCCAAGATGATCATGAACTTGGCTGACTATCACCGCCACCTCCGGGCACCAA CCCCTACAGGTGACTCCGTTTGTGGAAAGAGTTTGGGGACACAGGTGCGGTCTCCTTACCTTCTTCCAGGCTCAAAGAAGGCCGTGGTCCAGGAGGCCGGGAACCAGCGGCCCCCTGACGCCGTCCGCGACGCGGCGACCCAGCCCTCCCCGGGGGCCGTCCGGGAGGCGGCCACGCAGCCCTCCCCGGGGGCCGTCCGGGAGGCGGCGACCCAGCGCTCCCCGGGGGCCGTCCGGGAGGCGGCCACGCAGCCCTCCCCGGGGGCCGTCCGGGAGGCGGCCACGCAGCGCTCTCCGGGGGCCGTCCGGGAGGCGGCGACCCAGCCCTCCCCGGGGGCCGTCCGGGAGGCGGCCACGCAGCCCTCCCCGGGGGCCGTCCGGGAGGCGGCCACGCAGCGCTCTCCGGGAGCCGTCCGGGAGGCGGCGACCCAGCCCTCCCCGGGGGCCGTCCGGGAGGCGGCCACGCAGCCCTCCCCGGGGGCCGTCCGGGAGGCGGCGACTCAGCCCTCCCCGGGGGCCGTCCGGGAGGCGGCCACGCAGCGCTCCCCGGGGGCCGTCCGGGAGGCGGCGACCCAGTACTCGCCTGGCGCCACCCAGGGCCGGGTTACCCGCTTATGA
- the KHDC3L gene encoding KH domain-containing protein 3 isoform X1, with protein MATPRRFPTLVQLERREGTLFEVLGNLTKQPYWFHFEYLKSPKAVHLEAWLVEAIFGAWAGEGQPMWPPSYSSRRLATYPGKPVLCPWPQPRPLPAPTSSRRPPLPSPPPRGLFVSCAGPGGEHIPHVEWVSQTLLHVNQWDPEGEAEILIFGRPDHQKDVSKMIMNLADYHRHLRAPTPTGDSVCGKSLGTQVRSPYLLPGSKKAVVQEAGNQRPPDAVRDAATQPSPGAVREAATQPSPGAVREAATQRSPGAVREAATQPSPGAVREAATQRSPGAVREAATQPSPGAVREAATQPSPGAVREAATQRSPGAVREAATQPSPGAVREAATQPSPGAVREAATQPSPGAVREAATQRSPGAVREAATQYSPGATQGRVTRL; from the exons atggccactCCCAGGCGGTTTCCGACGCTCGTGCAGCTGGAGCGGCGAGAAGGGACGCTGTTCGAGGTGCTCGGTAACCTCACCAAGCAGCCCTACTGGTTCCACTTCGAGTACCTGAAGAGTCCAAAAGCAGTTCACCTGGAGGCATGGCTGGTGGAAGCGATCTTCGGTGCGTGGGCCGGAGAGGGGCAGCCGATGTGGCCTCCTTCCTACTCCTCCCGCAGGCTGGCCACGTACCCGGGCAAGCCTGTCCTGTGCCCctggccccagcccaggcccctccccgcccccacctcttCCCGCCGCCCTCCCCTCCCAAGTCCCCCACCTCGAGGCCTCTTTGTTTCCTGCGCAGGCCCAGGCGGAGAGCACATCCCGCACGTCGAGTGGGTGTCGCAGACCCTGCTTCACGTTAATCAGTGGGACCCGGAGGGCGAGGCTGAGATCCTGATATTCGGTCGGCCTGATCACCAGAAGGATGTATCCAAGATGATCATGAACTTGGCTGACTATCACCGCCACCTCCGGGCACCAA CCCCTACAGGTGACTCCGTTTGTGGAAAGAGTTTGGGGACACAGGTGCGGTCTCCTTACCTTCTTCCAGGCTCAAAGAAGGCCGTGGTCCAGGAGGCCGGGAACCAGCGGCCCCCTGACGCCGTCCGCGACGCGGCGACCCAGCCCTCCCCGGGGGCCGTCCGGGAGGCGGCCACGCAGCCCTCCCCGGGGGCCGTCCGGGAGGCGGCGACCCAGCGCTCCCCGGGGGCCGTCCGGGAGGCGGCCACGCAGCCCTCCCCGGGGGCCGTCCGGGAGGCGGCCACGCAGCGCTCTCCGGGGGCCGTCCGGGAGGCGGCGACCCAGCCCTCCCCGGGGGCCGTCCGGGAGGCGGCCACGCAGCCCTCCCCGGGGGCCGTCCGGGAGGCGGCCACGCAGCGCTCTCCGGGAGCCGTCCGGGAGGCGGCGACCCAGCCCTCCCCGGGGGCCGTCCGGGAGGCGGCCACGCAGCCCTCCCCGGGGGCCGTCCGGGAGGCGGCGACTCAGCCCTCCCCGGGGGCCGTCCGGGAGGCGGCCACGCAGCGCTCCCCGGGGGCCGTCCGGGAGGCGGCGACCCAGTACTCGCCTGGCGCCACCCAGGGCCGGGTTACCCGCTTATGA
- the KHDC3L gene encoding KH domain-containing protein 3 isoform X2, translating to MATPRRFPTLVQLERREGTLFEVLGNLTKQPYWFHFEYLKSPKAVHLEAWLVEAIFGAWAGEGQPMWPPSYSSRRLATYPGKPVLCPWPQPRPLPAPTSSRRPPLPSPPPRGLFVSCAGPGGEHIPHVEWVSQTLLHVNQWDPEGEAEILIFGRPDHQKDVSKMIMNLADYHRHLRAPSSKKAVVQEAGNQRPPDAVRDAATQPSPGAVREAATQPSPGAVREAATQRSPGAVREAATQPSPGAVREAATQRSPGAVREAATQPSPGAVREAATQPSPGAVREAATQRSPGAVREAATQPSPGAVREAATQPSPGAVREAATQPSPGAVREAATQRSPGAVREAATQYSPGATQGRVTRL from the exons atggccactCCCAGGCGGTTTCCGACGCTCGTGCAGCTGGAGCGGCGAGAAGGGACGCTGTTCGAGGTGCTCGGTAACCTCACCAAGCAGCCCTACTGGTTCCACTTCGAGTACCTGAAGAGTCCAAAAGCAGTTCACCTGGAGGCATGGCTGGTGGAAGCGATCTTCGGTGCGTGGGCCGGAGAGGGGCAGCCGATGTGGCCTCCTTCCTACTCCTCCCGCAGGCTGGCCACGTACCCGGGCAAGCCTGTCCTGTGCCCctggccccagcccaggcccctccccgcccccacctcttCCCGCCGCCCTCCCCTCCCAAGTCCCCCACCTCGAGGCCTCTTTGTTTCCTGCGCAGGCCCAGGCGGAGAGCACATCCCGCACGTCGAGTGGGTGTCGCAGACCCTGCTTCACGTTAATCAGTGGGACCCGGAGGGCGAGGCTGAGATCCTGATATTCGGTCGGCCTGATCACCAGAAGGATGTATCCAAGATGATCATGAACTTGGCTGACTATCACCGCCACCTCCGGGCACCAA GCTCAAAGAAGGCCGTGGTCCAGGAGGCCGGGAACCAGCGGCCCCCTGACGCCGTCCGCGACGCGGCGACCCAGCCCTCCCCGGGGGCCGTCCGGGAGGCGGCCACGCAGCCCTCCCCGGGGGCCGTCCGGGAGGCGGCGACCCAGCGCTCCCCGGGGGCCGTCCGGGAGGCGGCCACGCAGCCCTCCCCGGGGGCCGTCCGGGAGGCGGCCACGCAGCGCTCTCCGGGGGCCGTCCGGGAGGCGGCGACCCAGCCCTCCCCGGGGGCCGTCCGGGAGGCGGCCACGCAGCCCTCCCCGGGGGCCGTCCGGGAGGCGGCCACGCAGCGCTCTCCGGGAGCCGTCCGGGAGGCGGCGACCCAGCCCTCCCCGGGGGCCGTCCGGGAGGCGGCCACGCAGCCCTCCCCGGGGGCCGTCCGGGAGGCGGCGACTCAGCCCTCCCCGGGGGCCGTCCGGGAGGCGGCCACGCAGCGCTCCCCGGGGGCCGTCCGGGAGGCGGCGACCCAGTACTCGCCTGGCGCCACCCAGGGCCGGGTTACCCGCTTATGA